Proteins encoded within one genomic window of Anopheles gambiae chromosome 3, idAnoGambNW_F1_1, whole genome shotgun sequence:
- the LOC1271399 gene encoding E3 ubiquitin-protein ligase Ufd4 isoform X7 produces the protein MGDVDPETLLEWLSMGQGDERDMQLIALEQLCMLLLMSDNVDRCFESCPPRTFLPALCKIFLDELAPENVLEVTARAITYYLDVSSECTRRIVAIDGAIRAICNRLEVADLESRTSRDLAEQCIKVLELICTREAGAVFEGGGLSCVLAFIRDSGSQIHKDTLHSAMAVVSRLCTKVEPSGANVQTCVESLSTLLQHEDPLVADGALKCFASVADRFTRKGVDPAPLAEYGLVRELLQRLSNAAGGPQISSSGGGGSAAISSSLGTNSSTHPESSPSAAQLSSSAPKSAQGAMEAGRSSQSIATTISLLSTLCRGSPSITHDLLRSNLLEAMERAFKGDERCVLDCMRLADLILLLLFEGRQALGRVGGSQGQLAPRVRRADSSTERTHRQLIDCIRSKDTEALIESIESGGIDVNCMDDVGQTLLNWASAFGTLEMVEFLCDKGADVNKGQRSSSLHYAACFGRPGIAKVLLKHGANPDLRDEDGKTPLDKARERPDEGHREVASILQSPGEWMMAATRSDVKCGDSGDETGGAGGVGEPRGDPEMAPVYLKFFLPTFCKTFQSTMLASVRRSSLGLIKKMIQYVQPEVLSKLCSSEGLQSYEQSLGTLLVEVIASVLDNEDDEDGHLVVLTIVQELMSKTQNDFLDHFARLGVYTKVQALMGEPSFDGSDNNDVIKSTSDDAKSAAAAACSSTDASGVVTVTPGAPTVTTASGGTASAAVAVEDAKEILHGKAYHWHDWSICRGRDCLYVWSDSAALELSNGSNGWFRFILDGKLATMYSSGSPENGSDSTENRGEFLEKLQRARAAVRQGTVSQPILSAPSLARIAVGNWVLQSQKEHQLHINNSEGHQVTILQDELPGFIFESNRGTKHTFTAETTLGPDFAAGWINTKKKKMRCKAEAQKYQLHKLARDLYNRYFKAAQAIPRGAVAKLSKIVHQIEIALEEQQSTSKAALISSTTQQITPPSAGVSWQEKLYNALTELVHLLNEDGVISAYEMYSSGLVQALVAVLSPNYWDLGMNRTKANKYQKQRLSIFKKCMYGGELKTGKNTAAILVQKLVAVLESIEKLPVYMYDSPGGSYGLQILTKKLSFRLERAACEQTLFDRTGRNLKMEPLATVGHLNKYLLKMVAKQWYDMERSSFLYLRKMKEAKSGTMQFRHRHDFDENGLIYYIGTNGRTLEWVNPAQYGLVTVTSSEGKQLPYGKLEDILSRDSVSVNCHTKDNKKSWFAIDLGIFILPTAYTLRHARGYGRSALRNWLFQMSKDGVSWVTLLTHTDDKSLAEPGSTCTWPIDCPADEQQGYRHVRIHQNGRNASGQTHYLSLSGFEIYGKVMSVCEDMDKTAAKENEAKLRKERRQIRSQLKYITDGARVVRGVDWHWDDQDGSPPGEGTVIAEIHNGWIDVKWDHGMRNSYRMGAEGKYDLKLANVDGLMAGGYDLHSSGISVTTAGGGANNNQFASTANVQCELADGGSTASGKKKVYDKSLNVLTSRKSSSTPSLPDATTENRSSVASTEQATSADNLSWKQAVEVITENVLSSARSDLATVGSGGSSNDLSSSVVTSSTATTGNNQEVSVTVHSSLSERGNNIPDLSQINSSTSMLVSDLATITENLSLSDGSAKQSGTATASSAGGQQFVSNISGTGVPVLMGSSSSSSSSSSTEENNKTNNINETNNKINLTSGSGASSVASGSSASSGKAGLSYLQTRLDMMGKMREGVDMLRNNTNNFLSSELLTQSNLLSSVKIAFPPIPPANATTGSSSSTTATTIPGSASYGSSIFVASTSTGTNPAASSGTGAKTPTDKFDVKFNNTATANTFKKVLNEAKQIGAEQPPAPPAPASSMGGRDATNNLKNNIVVVGSTETTVLGGGGGGGSSQDDPNAMDCLMGSVSGSDGVNVVPVVAPSPNSMSVSVPNLTSSGTGANNHSHNASHRTSSHHHHHHNHPDSASQTLANDAQPPPPGLLETFAAIARRRTSGSGSNSNSNANNNNENNNAASHPSSSSSSSSQQTTAAVPINNQLISSGAGALVGGGGGGVLQNNSNFFPRGPNSVTSLVKLALSSHTGLLSTAQSYPSLFSSSSNNNAAAGQGAGNNNNANNMVGVGQVNPLNPALTMSLTSTSSDSEQVSLEDFLEQCRAPTLLGDLEDDEDIEDENDDDENEDEYEEVGNTLLQVMVSRNLLSFMEERTFENRLPTAGKRKSWDDEFVLKRQFSALIPAFDPRPGKTNVNQTSDLDIPAPGSNSATDPTEQPQSSSSGRGALPEPGSGQSSTAISSLPQPTLSLILRGPNINGVNDVEVDLTQSDWTIFRAVQELMLQTTMPKQDKFRKIWQPTYTIIYREASPGSSSSLLGGGGKEDFSSGEEGRATPIISMYSQRSHGSTLSPSSPVPGTPSLSGGGGAGGTGASSGGALSSAPGTGGNQQQQQQYCSVEDVLQLLSQLNSINQSLAATPTNNDKNLMPDVESHYLSPDVFMSKKITNKLQQQIQDPLVLSSGSLPKWCEEYNQTCPFLFPFETRQLYFSCTAFGASRSIVWLQSQRDVSLERQRAPGLSPRHADQQEFRVGRLKHERVKVPRGENLLDWAQQVMKVHCNRKSVLEVEFVGEEGTGLGPTLEFYALVAAELQRSDLGMWLCDDEEPKLIEDEIDLGEGSKPVGYYVRRSTGLFPAPLPQDSDISEDVSGYFWFLGVFLAKVLQDNRLVDLPLSNSFLQLLSHSRSMARGATSQTGSLLGKSGVSDDIMMSSILSEDSDRDRDLLVDSYQSKMAMASDGAWYDGILTQENLQEIDPIRYQFLRELQELVQQKQAIEQNDALSSEEKLQQISELKLNTKTGCVALEDLALTFTYLPSSRNYGYASADLLPNGANIDVTINNVEEYCNLTVAFCLQEGIAKQLAAFHRGFCEVFALNKLAAFTPDEIRKMLCGEQNPEWTREDIMTYTEPKLGYTKESPGFLRFVNVLMGMNGSERKAFLQFTTGCSSLPPGGLANLHPRLTVVRKVDAGEGSYPSVNTCVHYLKLPDYPNEQILRERLLTATKEKGFHLN, from the exons aTGGGAGACGTCGATCCTGAAACACTTTTAGAATGGCTCTCGATGGGTCAGGGCGACGAGCGCGACATGCAGCTGATTGCGCTGGAGCAACTCTGCATGCTGCTGCTCATGTCCGACAATGTAGATAGATGTTTTGAAAG CTGTCCACCGCGAACGTTCCTGCCCGCGCTGTGTAAAATATTTCTCGACGAGCTGGCGCCGGAGAATGTGCTCGAGGTGACGGCCCGCGCCATCACGTACTATCTGGACGTGTCGTCGGAGTGTACGCGCCGGATCGTCGCCATCGATGGGGCGATCCGAGCGATCTGCAACCGGCTCGAGGTGGCCGACCTCGAGAGCCGCACGAGCCGCGACCTGGCCGAACAGTGCATCAAGGTGCTGGAGCTGATCTGTACGCGGGAGGCGGGCGCCGTGTTCGAGGGCGGCGGTCTCAGCTGTGTGCTCGCGTTCATCCGCGACAGCGGCTCGCAGATCCACAAGGACACGCTGCACTCGGCGATGGCGGTGGTGTCGCGGCTCTGCACGAAGGTGGAACCGTCGGGCGCGAACGTGCAGACGTGCGTGGAGAGCCTGAGcacgctgctgcagcacgAGGATCCGCTCGTGGCGGACGGGGCGCTCAAGTGCTTCGCCTCGGTGGCGGATCGGTTCACGCGCAAGGGCGTGGATCCGGCCCCGCTCGCCGAGTACGGGCTGGTGCGGGAGCTGCTCCAGCGGCTGAGTAATGCCGCCGGCGGGCCACAGATTTCATcgagcggtggcggtggcagtgCGGCGATCTCCTCCAGCCTGGGAACAAACTCCTCCACGCACCCGGAATCATCGCCGTCCGCGGCGCAGCTGTCGTCGTCGGCGCCCAAGTCAGCGCAGGGCGCGATGGAGGCGGGCCGATCGAGCCAATCGATCGCGACCACGATCTCGCTGCTGTCGACCCTGTGCCGCGGCTCGCCCTCGATCACGCACGATCTGCTCCGGTCCAATCTGCTCGAGGCGATGGAGCGCGCGTTCAAGGGCGACGAGCGGTGCGTGCTGGACTGCATGCGGCTGGCTGACCtgattctgctgctgctgttcgaggGCCGGCAGGCACTGGGGCGGGTCGGCGGTTCGCAGGGTCAGCTAGCGCCGCGCGTTCGGCGGGCCGATTCCAGCACGGAGCGCACGCACCGGCAGCTGATCGACTGCATCCGCAGCAAGGACACGGAGGCGCTGATCGAATCGATCGAGTCGGGCGGCATCGACGTGAACTGTATGGACGACGTCGGGCAGACGCTGCTGAACTGGGCGTCCGCCTTCGGGACGCTCGAGATGGTGGAGTTTCTGTGCGATAAGGGCGCGGACGTGAACAAGGGCCAGCGCAGCTCGTCGTTGCACTACGCCGCGTGCTTTGGGCGGCCGGGCATTGCCAAGGTGCTGCTCAAGCACGGTGCCAATCCGGATCTGCGCGACGAGGACGGCAAAACGCCACTGGACAAGGCGCGCGAACGGCCGGACGAGGGCCACCGGGAGGTGGCCTCGATCCTGCAGTCGCCCGGCGAGTGGATGATGGCGGCAACCCGGTCGGACGTAAAGTGCGGCGACAGTGGAGATGAGACgggcggtgctggtggtgtcgGGGAACCGCGGGGCGATCCGGAGATGGCGCCGGTGTATCTCAAGTTTTTCCTACCGACATTCTGCAAAACTTTCCAAAGCACAATGCTTGCTAGCGTGCGTAGATCTAGCCTAG GACTTATCAAGAAAATGATCCAGTATGTACAGCCGGAGGTCCTCTCGAAGCTCTGCTCCTCCGAGGGTCTGCAAAGTTACGAGCAAAGCTTAGGCACGCTTCTAGTCGAAGTCATCGCAAGCGTGCTGGACAATGAG GATGACGAGGATGGCCATCTGGTGGTGCTTACGATCGTGCAGGAGCTGATGTCGAAAACGCAAAACGATTTCCTCGACCATTTCGCGCGGCTGGGCGTCTACACCAAGGTGCAAGCGCTGATGGGCGAGCCTAGCTTCGATGGTAGCGACAATAACGATGTAATTAAATCGACATCGGACGACGCAAaatcagcagctgcagcagcatgcTCCTCTACGGATGCCTCCGGTGTAGTGACGGTAACGCCGGGCGCTCCAACAGTAACTACTGCGTCCGGTGGCACCGCCAGTGCTGCGGTCGCCGTAGAGGACGCGAAGGAGATACTGCACGGCAAGGCGTACCATTGGCACGACTGGAGCATCTGCCGCGGGCGGGACTGTCTGTACGTGTGGTCGGATTCGGCGGCACTGGAGCTGTCGAATGGATCGAACGGATGGTTCCGGTTCATACTGGACGGTAAACTGGCCACGATGTACTCGAGCGGCAGTCCAGAGAACGGTAGCGATAGTACGG AAAATCGTGGCGAATTTCTGGAAAAGCTACAGCGCGCCCGAGCCGCCGTACGGCAGGGCACCGTATCGCAGCCCATCCTGTCGGCCCCGAGCCTGGCACGCATCGCCGTGGGCAACTGGGTGCTGCAGAGCCAGAAGGAGCATCAGCTACATATCAACAATTCCGAGGGCCATCAGGTGACGATACTGCAGGACGAGCTGCCCGGGTTCATCTTCGAGAGCAACCGGGGCACGAAGCATACGTTCACCGCGGAGACGACGCTGGGACCGGACTTTGCGGCCGGTTGGATCaacacgaagaagaagaagatgcgcTGCAAGGCCGAGGCCCAAAAGTATCAG CTGCACAAGTTGGCTCGCGACCTGTACAACCGATATTTCAAGGCGGCCCAGGCCATACCGCGTGGTGCCGTTGCAAAACTGTCCAAGATTGTGCATCAGATCGAGATAGCCCTGGAGGAGCAGCAGTCCACGTCGAAGGCCGCGCTCATTTCCAGCACGACACAGCAAATTACACCACCATCGGCCGGCGTAAGCTGGCAGGAGAAGCTGTACAACGCGCTGACCGAGCTGGTGCACCTGCTGAACGAGGACGGCGTGATCAGTGCGTACGAGATGTACAGCTCTGGGTTGGTGCAAGCGCTTGTCGCCGTCCTTTCGCCCAACTACTGGGACCTGGGCATGAACCGCACCAAAGCGAACAAGTACCAGAAGCAGCGGCTTTCGATCTTCAAGAAGTGCATGTACGGTGGGGAGCTGAAAACGGGCAAAAACACGGCCGCCATACTGGTGCAGAAGCTGGTGGCGGTGCTGGAAAGCATCGAAAAGCTGCCGGTCTACATGTACGATTCGCCCGGCGGTAGCTACGGGCTGCAGATACTGACCAAGAAGCTTAGCTTCCGGCTCGAGCGGGCGGCCTGCGAGCAGACGCTGTTCGATCGGACCGGGCGCAACCTGAAGATGGAACCGCTCGCGACCGTTGGCCACCTGAACAAGTATCTGCTGAAGATGGTCGCCAAGCAGTGGTACGATATGGAGCGCTCGTCCTTTCTGTACCTGCGCAAGATGAAGGAAGCGAAGTCGGGCACGATGCAGTTCCGCCATCGGCACGATTTCGACGAGAACGGGCTGATCTACTACATTGGCACGAACGGGCGCACGCTGGAGTGGGTCAATCCGGCCCAGTACGGGCTGGTAACGGTGACGAGCAGCGAGGGCAAGCAGCTACCGTACGGCAAGCTGGAGGACATTCTTTCCCGCGACAGCGTGAGTGTCAACTGCCACACGAAGGACAACAAAAAGTCGTGGTTCGCGATCGATCTGGGCATCTTCATCCTGCCGACGGCGTACACGCTGCGGCACGCGCGCGGCTACGGCCGGTCGGCCCTGCGCAACTGGCTGTTCCAGATGTCGAAGGATGGCGTCAGCTGGGTCacgctgctcacacacacggacgACAAAAGTTTGGCCGAGCCGGGCAGCACCTGCACCTGGCCGATCGATTGCCCGGCGGACGAGCAGCAGGGCTACCGGCACGTGCGCATCCACCAGAACGGGCGCAACGCGTCCGGCCAAACGCACTACCTTAGCCTGAGCGGGTTTGAAATCTACGGCAAGGTGATGTCGGTGTGCGAGGACATGGACAAAACAGCGGCGAAGGAGAACGAAGCGAAGCTGCGCAAAGAGCGCCGCCAGATCCGTTCGCAGCTCAAGTACATTACGGACGGGGCGCGGGTGGTGCGCGGTGTCGACTGGCACTGGGACGATCAGGACGGCAGTCCGCCGGGCGAGGGCACGGTGATTGCGGAGATACACAACGGTTGGATCGATGTGAAGTGGGACCACGGCATGCGCAACTCGTACCGCATGGGCGCGGAGGGCAAGTACGATCTGAAGCTGGCCAACGTGGACGGTTTGATGGCGGGTGGGTACGATCTGCACAGCAGTGGCATCTCCGTTACGACGGCGGGGGGTGGAGCTAATAACAATCAGTTCGCCTCCACGGCCAACGTTCAGTGTGAGCTGGCGGATGGTGGTAGTACCGCGTCGGGCAAGAAGAAGGTTTACGACAAATCGCTGAACGTGCTAACGAGCCGTAAATCGAGCTCGACCCCAAGTTTGCCGGATGCGACGACCGAAAACCGATCTTCTGTGGCTTCAACGGAGCAGGCGACGTCGGCCGATAATCTGTCCTGGAAGCAGGCGGTTGAGGTGATCACGGAGAATGTGCTGTCATCGGCTCGTTCCGATCTGGCGACCGTTGGCAGTGGAGGAAGCAGTAACGATCTTTCTTCTTCGGTCGTTACCTCCAGCACGGCAACCACGGGGAACAATCAGGAAGTGTCCGTCACGGTACACTCATCGCTGAGCGAGCGGGGCAACAATATTCCCGATCTGTCGCAAATCAACAGCAGCACCTCCATGTTGGTGTCCGATCTGGCCACCATCACGGAGAATCTATCCCTCTCGGATGGTTCGGCGAAGCAAAGCGGTACCGCCACCGCTTCCTCGGCCGGTGGGCAGCAGTTTGTGAGCAACATCAGCGGCACGGGCGTTCCCGTGCTGATGGGTTCGTCCTCCtcttcgtcctcctcctcctcgacggaggaaaacaacaaaacgaacaacatCAACGAGACGAACAACAAGATCAATCTAACGAGCGGCAGCGGCGCGAGCAGTGTCGCTAGCGGTAGCAGCGCCTCGAGCGGCAAGGCCGGCCTGTCCTACCTGCAGACGCGCCTCGACATGATGGGCAAGATGCGCGAGGGCGTCGACATGCTGCGCAACAACACGAACAATTTCCTATCCTCCGAGCTGCTCACGCAGTCGAACTTGCTTTCCTCCGTCAAGATTGCGTTCCCGCCGATTCCGCCGGCCAACGCCAcgacgggcagcagcagcagcacgaccgccaccaccatcccCGGCAGCGCATCGTACGGCAGCAGCATCTTCGTGGCAAGCACCAGCACTGGCACAAACCCGGCGGCGTCCTCCGGAACGGGCGCCAAGACCCCGACGGACAAGTTTGACGTGAAGTTCAACAACACCGCCACCGCGAACACGTTCAAGAAGGTGCTGAACGAGGCGAAGCAAATCGGGGCGGAACAGCCACccgcaccaccagcaccggcCTCGTCGATGGGCGGCCGCGATGCGACGAACAATCTGAAGAACAACATCGTCGTGGTCGGTTCGACGGAAACGACGGtgctgggtggtggtggcggtggcggttcGTCGCAGGACGATCCGAACGCGATGGACTGTCTGATGGGGTCCGTTTCCGGCAGCGATGGAGTGAATGTGGTCCCCGTAGTGGCACCCTCGCCGAACTCGATGAGCGTCAGCGTGCCGAACCTGACGAGCAGCGGCACTGGAGCGAACAATCATTCACACAACGCGTCCCATCGCACGTCctcccaccatcaccatcatcataatcatccgGACAGTGCGTCCCAAACGCTGGCGAACGACGCGCAACCGCCCCCGCCGGGGCTGCTGGAAACGTTCGCGGCCATCGCACGGCGCCGCACGTCCGGCAGTGGCTCGAACTCCAACAGCaacgccaacaacaacaatgaaaacaacaacgctgcaTCGCATCcttcctcctcatcctcctcctcgtcgcaGCAGACGACGGCGGCGGTTCCGATCAACAATCAGCTGATTAGCAGCGGAGCAGGAGCGCTGGtgggtggaggtggtggtggtgtgctgcaGAACAACAGCAACTTTTTCCCCCGTGGACCAAACTCGGTGACCAGCCTGGTGAAGCTGGCACTGTCCAGCCACACCGGGCTGCTCAGCACGGCCCAAAGCTACCCGAGCCTGTTCAGCTCGTCGTCGAACAACAATGCTGCGGCCGGACAGGGTGCCGGgaataacaacaacgccaACAACATGGTCGGCGTGGGACAGGTGAACCCGCTGAACCCCGCCCTCACCATGAGCCTGACGTCGACGTCGAGCGATAGCGAGCAGGTGTCGCTGGAGGACTTCCTGGAGCAGTGCCGAGCGCCGACGCTGCTGGGCGACCTGGAAGACGACGAAGACATCGAGGACGagaacgacgacgatgagAACGAGGACGAGTACGAGGAGGTGGGCAACACGCTGCTGCAGGTGATGGTTTCGCGCAATCTGCTCTCCTTCATGGAGGAGCGCACGTTCGAGAATCGGCTGCCGACGGCCGGCAAGCGCAAATCCTGGGACGATGAGTTTGTGCTGAAGCGCCAATTCTCCGCCCTGATACCGGCGTTCGATCCCCGGCCGGGCAAGACCAACGTGAACCAGACGAGCGATCTGGATATTCCTGCGCCGGGCAGCAACAGCGCGACCGATCCAACGGAGCAACCGCAGTCGTCTTCGTCGGGCAGGGGAGCGCTGCCGGAACCGGGCAGCGGCCAGTCGTCGACGGCGATCTCTTCGCTGCCGCAGCCGACCCTGTCGCTGATACTGCGCGGCCCAAACATTAACGGCGTGAACGACGTGGAGGTTGACCTGACGCAGTCCGACTGGACGATCTTCCGGGCGGTGCAGGAGCTGATGCTGCAGACGACGATGCCGAAGCAGGACAAGTTCCGCAAGATCTGGCAGCCAACGTACACGATCATCTACCGGGAGGCTAGTCCGGGCTCGTCCTCGTCGCTGTTGGGTGGCGGTGGAAAGGAAGACTTTAGCAGCGGAGAGGAAGGCCGTGCTACGCCGATCATTTCGATGTACTCGCAGCGCAGCCACGGGTCGACGCTGTCACCGAGCTCTCCGGTCCCGGGCACACCGTCCCtttccggtggtggtggtgctggtggtacgGGAGCCTCAAGTGGTGGCGCACTGTCCTCCGCCCCGGGAACGGGcggcaaccagcagcagcagcagcaatactGCTCGGTCGAGGACGTACTGCAGCTGCTCTCGCAGCTCAACAGCATCAACCAGTCGCTGGCGGCGACGCCGACCAACAACGACAAGAACCTGATGCCGGACGTGGAGTCGCACTACCTCAGTCCGGACGTGTTCATGAGCAAGAAGATCACGAacaagctgcagcagcagatccAGGACCCGCTCGTCCTGTCCAGCGGCAGCCTGCCCAAGTGGTGCGAGGAGTACAACCAGACCTGCCCGTTCCTGTTCCCGTTCGAGACGCGCCAGCTGTACTTCAGCTGCACCGCGTTCGGCGCCTCGCGCAGCATCGTCTGGCTGCAGTCGCAGCGCGACGTCAGCCTGGAGCGGCAGCGCGCACCGGGCCTGAGCCCGCGGCACGCCGACCAGCAAGAGTTCCGCGTCGGCCGGCTGAAGCACGAGCGCGTGAAGGTGCCGCGCGGCGAGAACCTGCTCGACTGGGCGCAACAGGTGATGAAGGTGCACTGCAACCGCAAGTCCGTGCTGGAGGTGGAATTCGTCGGTGAGGAGGGCACGGGGCTGGGACCGACGCTCGAGTTTTACGCGCTCGTCGCGGCGGAACTGCAGCGCAGCGATCTCGGCATGTGGCTGTGCGACGACGAGGAACCGAAGCTGATCGAGGACGAGATCGATCTCGGCGAGGGCAGCAAACCGGTCGGGTACTATGTGCGCCGATCGACCGGTCTCTTCCCCGCCCCGCTCCCCCAGGACTCGGACATTAGCGAGGACGTGTCGGGCTACTTCTGGTTCCTGGGCGTGTTTTTGGCCAAGGTGCTTCAGGACAACCGGCTGGTGGATTTGCCCCTGTCGAACAGCTTCCTGCAGCTGCTCAGCCACAGCCGTTCGATGGCGCGTGGTGCGACCAGCCAGACCGGCTCGCTGCTGGGCAAATCGGGCGTCAGCGATGACATCATGATGTCGTCCATCCTGTCGGAGGACAGTGATCGCGACCGGGACCTCCTGGTCGACTCGTACCAATCCAAGATGGCGATGGCAAGCGATGGCGCCTGGTACGATGGCATACTGACGCAGGAAAATCTGCAGGAAATCGACCCGATCCGGTACCAGTTCCTGCGCGAGCTGCAGgagctggtgcagcagaaGCAAGCGATCGAGCAGAACGACGCGCTCAGCTCGGAGGAGAAGCTGCAGCAGATCAGCGAGTTGAAGCTAAACACCAAAACGGGCTGTGTGGCGCTGGAGGATCTGGCGCTTACCTTTACCTACCTGCCGAGCTCGCGCAACTACGGGTACGCGTCGGCCGACCTGCTCCCGAACGGGGCGAACATCGACGTGACGATCAACAACGTGGAGGAGTACTGCAATCTGACCGTGGCGTTCTGCCTGCAGGAGGGCATCGCGAAGCAGCTGGCCGCGTTCCATCGCGGCTTTTGCGAGGTGTTTGCGCTGAACAAGCTGGCCGCGTTCACGCCGGACGAGATCCGGAAGATGCTGTGCGGCGAGCAGAACCCGGAGTGGACGCGCGAAGACATCATGACCTACACGGAACCGAAGCTCGGCTACACCAAGGAAAG CCCCGGTTTCCTGCGCTTCGTCAACGTGTTGATGGGCATGAATGGGTCGGAAAGGAAAGCGTTCCTTCAGTTTACGACCGGCTGCAGCAGTCTGCCACCTGGCGGGCTGGCCAATCTACACCCACGGCTGACGGTCGTGCGCAAGGTGGACGCGGGCGAGGGTTCGTACCCGTCGGTCAACACGTGCGTCCACTACCTGAAGCTGCCCGACTACCCGAACGAGCAGATACTGCGCGAGCGGCTGCTGACGGCCACCAAGGAGAAAGGGTTCCATCTGAACTAA